A genome region from Streptomyces pratensis includes the following:
- a CDS encoding acyl-CoA dehydrogenase family protein, with protein sequence MRRTVYNEDHEAFRETIRAFIEAEVVPVYDEWFAAGQAPRDFYYKLAELGIFGIEVPEEYGGAGEESFKFEAVLYEETARAGISFGGSGVHVLLCLPYLKAYATEEQKKRWLPDFVSGKSMYAIAMTEPGTGSDLAGMKTTAKLSEDGTHYVLNGAKTFITGGVHADKVIVCARTDAPKADDRRHGISLLVVDTKSEGYSVGRKLDKLGLKVSDTAELAFVDVKVPVDDLLGEENKGFSYLGQNLPQERLGIAVGAYAQAAAAVRFAQQYTQDRTVFGKTVASFQNTKFELAACKAEVDAAEAVCDRAIEALDAGELTPAEAASAKLFCTEVAHRVIDRCLQLHGGYGFMNEYPIARLYTDNRVNRIYGGTSEVMKSIIAKSMGL encoded by the coding sequence GTGCGCCGTACGGTTTACAACGAGGACCACGAGGCGTTCCGGGAGACCATCCGCGCCTTCATCGAGGCCGAGGTCGTTCCCGTCTACGACGAGTGGTTCGCTGCGGGCCAGGCGCCTCGCGACTTCTACTACAAGCTCGCCGAGCTGGGCATCTTCGGCATCGAGGTGCCCGAGGAGTACGGCGGCGCGGGCGAGGAGTCCTTCAAGTTCGAAGCGGTCCTGTACGAGGAGACCGCCCGCGCGGGCATCTCGTTCGGCGGCTCCGGCGTGCACGTCCTGCTCTGCCTCCCGTACCTCAAGGCGTACGCCACCGAGGAGCAGAAGAAGCGCTGGCTGCCGGACTTCGTGTCGGGCAAGTCCATGTACGCGATAGCCATGACCGAGCCGGGCACCGGTTCGGACCTGGCCGGCATGAAGACGACCGCCAAGCTCTCCGAGGACGGCACGCATTACGTCCTCAACGGCGCCAAGACCTTCATCACCGGTGGTGTGCACGCCGACAAGGTCATCGTCTGCGCCCGCACGGACGCCCCCAAGGCCGACGACCGCCGCCACGGCATCTCGCTCCTGGTGGTCGACACCAAGTCCGAGGGCTACTCGGTCGGCCGCAAGCTCGACAAGCTGGGCCTGAAGGTCTCCGACACCGCCGAGCTGGCCTTCGTGGACGTCAAGGTGCCCGTCGACGACCTGCTGGGCGAGGAGAACAAGGGCTTCTCCTACCTCGGCCAGAACCTCCCGCAGGAGCGCCTGGGCATCGCCGTCGGCGCGTACGCGCAGGCAGCCGCCGCCGTGCGGTTCGCCCAGCAGTACACGCAGGACCGCACCGTCTTCGGCAAGACCGTCGCGTCGTTCCAGAACACCAAGTTCGAGCTGGCCGCCTGCAAGGCCGAGGTCGACGCGGCCGAGGCCGTCTGCGACCGGGCGATCGAAGCTCTGGACGCCGGCGAGCTGACGCCCGCGGAGGCCGCCTCGGCGAAGCTGTTCTGCACCGAGGTCGCGCACCGCGTGATCGACCGCTGCCTCCAGCTGCACGGCGGCTACGGCTTCATGAACGAGTACCCGATCGCCCGCCTGTACACGGACAACCGGGTCAACCGCATCTACGGCGGCACCAGCGAGGTCATGAAGTCGATCATCGCCAAGTCCATGGGTCTCTGA
- a CDS encoding cation diffusion facilitator family transporter: protein MSDATSDEQTGGSESTATVVVATAANLGIAVAKLVAGLISGSSAMLSEAAHSVADTVTEVMLLTALKRSEKPPDEDHPLGYGPERYIWAMLAAVATFVGGAVFSLYDGIHTLLKGEELGDPLVSYIVLAVAFLLEGFSLRTGVRQVRGEAARLRMPAPRYLRRTPDTAVKAVVMEDSAALTGLLLAAGGLLGGQLTGSGVWDGIASVLIGVLLVYVAWVLCRSNAQLLIGRPLPAGMRAGVREELLSVPHIIEVVELTTLIQGPSELLVAAKIDFRDASTAAQIEWACEEAEQQLRERYPSVQRVYLDPTPGRAQRLAARADG, encoded by the coding sequence ATGAGTGACGCCACGAGTGACGAGCAGACCGGTGGCAGCGAGTCCACGGCCACCGTCGTCGTCGCGACGGCCGCCAATCTCGGTATCGCGGTGGCCAAGCTGGTGGCGGGGCTGATCAGCGGTTCGAGCGCGATGCTGTCGGAGGCCGCGCACTCGGTGGCCGACACCGTCACCGAGGTCATGCTCCTCACCGCGCTCAAGCGCAGCGAGAAGCCCCCGGACGAGGACCATCCGCTGGGTTATGGCCCCGAGCGGTACATCTGGGCGATGCTCGCCGCCGTGGCGACCTTCGTCGGCGGCGCGGTGTTCTCCCTGTACGACGGCATCCACACCCTGCTGAAGGGCGAGGAGCTGGGCGACCCGCTCGTCTCCTACATCGTGCTCGCGGTCGCCTTCCTGCTGGAGGGCTTCTCGCTGCGCACCGGCGTGCGGCAGGTGCGTGGCGAGGCCGCGCGGCTCCGGATGCCCGCGCCCCGTTATCTGCGCCGGACCCCCGACACGGCGGTCAAGGCCGTCGTCATGGAGGACTCGGCGGCCCTGACCGGGCTGCTCCTCGCAGCCGGCGGTCTGCTCGGCGGGCAGCTCACCGGGTCCGGGGTCTGGGACGGCATCGCCTCCGTCCTCATCGGCGTACTGCTGGTGTACGTGGCGTGGGTGCTCTGCCGGTCCAACGCCCAGCTGCTGATCGGCCGGCCGCTCCCGGCCGGGATGCGGGCCGGTGTGCGCGAGGAGCTGCTGTCAGTGCCGCACATCATCGAGGTCGTGGAGCTGACCACGTTGATCCAGGGCCCCTCGGAACTACTGGTCGCAGCGAAGATCGATTTCCGGGACGCGTCGACGGCCGCGCAGATCGAGTGGGCGTGCGAGGAGGCGGAGCAGCAGCTGCGGGAACGCTACCCGTCGGTCCAGCGTGTGTACCTGGACCCGACGCCGGGGCGCGCGCAGCGCCTCGCGGCGCGCGCCGACGGCTGA
- a CDS encoding DUF5713 family protein: protein MAITNRSMAEYAFLRGLYGDGYYPDRVVDLGRAVLVRLCERVEAEQPADLTALYVLTHAATEEFNALEAEFEAAGSEIETVAREEIAENFWAVATAYGFTGADVEELIAPREW, encoded by the coding sequence GTGGCGATCACGAACCGGAGCATGGCGGAGTACGCGTTCCTGCGGGGGCTGTACGGGGACGGTTACTACCCGGACCGCGTCGTCGACCTCGGCAGGGCCGTCCTGGTACGGCTCTGCGAGCGCGTCGAGGCGGAGCAGCCGGCAGACCTGACCGCGCTGTACGTGCTCACACACGCGGCGACGGAGGAATTCAACGCCCTGGAGGCCGAGTTCGAGGCAGCCGGCAGCGAGATCGAAACGGTGGCCCGCGAGGAGATAGCCGAGAACTTCTGGGCCGTAGCCACGGCGTACGGCTTCACGGGAGCGGACGTGGAGGAGCTCATCGCCCCCAGGGAGTGGTGA
- a CDS encoding acyl-CoA thioesterase, which translates to MSAALDSLLDLLDLERIEQDIFRGTSRSAVVPRVFGGQVAAQALVAAGRTVPADRGAHSLHAYFLRPGDPGAPIVYNVDRIRDGRSFTTRRVVAVQHGKPVFHLSASFQVHEEGMDHQAVMPSAPDPETLPTAAEMLPRYADRFTDPRMVDRLLEARAAVDLRYVDAPPFATAGEPREPRSQVWFRTHGKLADDPLLHVCMATYVSDMTLLDSVLLAHGRGGWSVGDVVGASLDHAMWFHRPFRADEWLLYDQESPSASGGRGLGQARIWTADGKLAITVIQEGLVRVPRD; encoded by the coding sequence ATGAGCGCAGCACTCGACTCCCTGCTCGATCTGCTCGACCTGGAGCGGATCGAGCAGGACATCTTCCGGGGCACGAGCCGTTCGGCGGTCGTGCCCCGCGTCTTCGGCGGCCAGGTCGCGGCCCAGGCCCTGGTCGCCGCCGGGCGCACGGTCCCCGCGGACCGGGGCGCCCACTCCCTGCACGCGTACTTCCTGCGCCCCGGGGACCCGGGCGCGCCGATCGTCTACAACGTGGACCGGATCCGTGACGGGCGGTCCTTCACCACGCGCCGGGTCGTCGCCGTCCAGCACGGCAAGCCGGTCTTCCACCTCTCGGCCTCCTTCCAGGTCCACGAGGAAGGCATGGACCACCAGGCGGTCATGCCCTCGGCGCCCGACCCGGAGACCCTGCCGACGGCGGCGGAGATGCTGCCCCGGTACGCGGACCGCTTCACCGACCCGCGGATGGTGGACCGGCTGCTGGAGGCCCGGGCCGCGGTCGATCTGCGCTACGTCGACGCCCCGCCGTTCGCCACGGCCGGTGAACCGAGGGAGCCGCGCTCCCAGGTCTGGTTCCGGACGCACGGCAAGCTGGCGGACGATCCGCTGCTGCACGTCTGCATGGCGACGTACGTCTCCGACATGACGCTGCTCGACTCGGTCCTGCTCGCCCACGGGCGCGGCGGCTGGTCGGTCGGCGACGTGGTGGGCGCCAGCCTCGACCACGCGATGTGGTTCCACCGCCCCTTCCGGGCGGACGAGTGGCTGCTGTACGACCAGGAGTCGCCCTCCGCGTCCGGCGGGCGCGGTCTCGGACAGGCCAGGATCTGGACGGCCGACGGGAAGCTGGCCATCACGGTCATCCAGGAGGGCCTGGTCCGCGTCCCGAGGGACTGA
- a CDS encoding Asp23/Gls24 family envelope stress response protein translates to MADVESLGGSSTTGRNGERSGRGRTTIADGVVATIAGIAIRETDGVHSVGRGASKAMGAVAGRVGGTSGGGRGVKVEVGEKQTAVDVDIEVEYGIPIHELADRIRTRVTDAVETMTGLEVVEININVFGVHVPGDDDDEEEESRGRASARVQ, encoded by the coding sequence ATGGCTGATGTCGAGTCCCTGGGCGGGAGTTCAACGACAGGCAGGAACGGCGAGCGGTCCGGACGCGGCAGGACCACCATCGCCGACGGTGTGGTGGCGACCATCGCCGGAATCGCCATCCGCGAGACGGACGGCGTGCATTCCGTGGGCCGGGGAGCGTCCAAGGCGATGGGCGCCGTGGCCGGACGCGTCGGCGGAACCTCCGGCGGCGGACGCGGCGTGAAGGTGGAAGTGGGGGAGAAGCAGACCGCGGTCGACGTAGACATCGAGGTGGAGTACGGCATCCCGATCCATGAGCTGGCCGACCGCATCAGGACCCGTGTGACGGACGCGGTCGAGACGATGACAGGTCTGGAGGTCGTCGAGATCAACATCAACGTCTTCGGTGTCCACGTCCCCGGCGACGACGACGACGAGGAAGAGGAGAGCCGTGGCCGGGCGTCCGCGCGCGTGCAGTGA
- a CDS encoding DUF742 domain-containing protein, giving the protein MTPAPRRRLVPSFLATDSVQPTRNTLDRLTLLSSTGVTAVDDLTHAQRRLVELLQGGPLALVEVAARLVLPVSLVRVLVADLVDSSHLHARAPIPEAKAHDPQLLEKVLDGLRSIR; this is encoded by the coding sequence ATGACGCCGGCGCCCCGCCGGCGGCTCGTGCCGTCGTTCCTGGCCACCGACAGCGTCCAGCCGACGCGCAACACGCTGGACCGCCTGACCCTGCTGTCGTCCACCGGCGTCACCGCCGTGGACGACCTGACACACGCGCAGCGCCGGCTGGTCGAACTCCTCCAGGGCGGCCCGCTGGCGCTGGTCGAGGTCGCCGCACGCCTCGTGCTGCCGGTGAGCCTGGTGCGCGTCCTCGTCGCGGATCTCGTCGACAGTTCGCACCTGCACGCCCGCGCCCCCATCCCCGAGGCGAAGGCACACGATCCCCAGCTGCTAGAGAAGGTTCTCGATGGACTCCGCAGTATCCGATAA
- a CDS encoding glycoside hydrolase family 3 N-terminal domain-containing protein produces MSDPLFRDPEAPVADRVADLLSRMTLTEKVGQVNQRMYGWDAYERTPSGHRLTDAFRAEVAAFDGMGALYGLQRADPWSGVTAETGIGAADGARVSDAVQRHVVENTRLGVPVLLVEEMPHGMQALDGTVLPVNLAVGATWDPELYEEAAAVAAAQLRARGGHVALVSALDLVRDPRWGRAEECFGEDPYLAARFTEALVRGVQGPSGDRIGPDHAAVVLKHFAGQGATVGGRNSAATELGARELHEVHLVAALAGVRAGAAGLMAAYNEFDGVPCAANHHLLTGILRERWGFGGLVMADGLAVDRLVRMAGDQVAAGAMALRAGTDLSLWDDCYPRLAEAVRRGLVEEATLDTAVGRVLALKFRLGLFERPYAGARGTDPARLERLSERIARESVTLLEHDGVTLPLAGRRIGAVAVIGPNADSVPQQIGDYTAPQRPGTGSSLLAGIRAAAPEGTAVTYARGCGLVGGDLSDLPEAVSLASAADVAVLVLGGSSARGSGTRFDANGAAVVASGNPVEMTCGEGVDLAELGLPEAQSALLDAVTATGTPVVVVLVQGRPHALPDLSGGAAAVLSAWYPGPWGGTAVADVLFGAAVPQGRLPVSVPRSAAQLPVFYNGKDHDYRGYVDQPATPRHPFGHGLSYTTVEYGVPRLSLSSVAVAGFDGAAPVSCTVGVVNTGPRPVRETVQLYVRRVLGGSSWPRVRELRAFTQVQLGPGEGTEVTFPVDARTLASFTHAGEWAVEPGEFAIEAGPSSRRTRAAGLTVTA; encoded by the coding sequence ATGTCCGATCCGCTGTTCCGAGACCCCGAGGCGCCCGTGGCCGACAGGGTGGCCGATCTGCTGTCGCGGATGACGCTCACCGAGAAGGTGGGCCAGGTCAACCAGCGGATGTACGGATGGGACGCGTACGAGCGCACCCCCTCCGGCCACCGTCTGACGGACGCGTTCCGGGCGGAGGTGGCGGCCTTCGACGGAATGGGGGCGCTGTACGGGCTCCAGCGCGCCGATCCCTGGTCCGGTGTGACGGCGGAGACGGGGATAGGTGCGGCGGACGGGGCGCGGGTCTCCGACGCGGTGCAGCGTCACGTAGTCGAGAACACCCGGCTCGGTGTCCCCGTCCTGCTGGTCGAGGAGATGCCGCACGGCATGCAGGCCCTGGACGGGACGGTGCTGCCGGTGAACCTGGCGGTCGGCGCCACCTGGGATCCGGAGCTGTACGAGGAGGCGGCGGCCGTCGCCGCCGCACAGCTCCGGGCGCGTGGCGGCCATGTGGCGCTGGTGTCCGCGCTCGACCTGGTGCGGGATCCGCGCTGGGGCCGTGCGGAGGAGTGCTTCGGCGAGGACCCGTATCTGGCGGCTCGCTTCACCGAGGCCCTGGTGCGTGGTGTGCAGGGGCCCTCCGGGGACCGGATCGGGCCGGACCACGCGGCGGTCGTCCTCAAGCACTTCGCCGGGCAGGGGGCCACGGTCGGCGGCCGCAACAGCGCGGCCACCGAGCTGGGCGCGAGGGAACTGCACGAGGTCCATCTCGTGGCGGCGCTGGCGGGCGTGCGTGCCGGAGCCGCGGGTCTCATGGCCGCGTACAACGAGTTCGACGGCGTGCCGTGCGCGGCGAACCACCACCTGCTGACCGGGATCCTCCGGGAGCGGTGGGGCTTCGGCGGCCTGGTGATGGCCGACGGCCTCGCGGTCGACCGGCTGGTGCGGATGGCGGGGGACCAGGTGGCGGCGGGTGCGATGGCGCTGCGTGCGGGGACCGACCTGAGCCTGTGGGACGACTGCTATCCGCGGCTGGCGGAGGCGGTCCGGCGGGGGCTGGTCGAGGAGGCCACACTCGACACGGCTGTCGGACGGGTCCTCGCACTGAAGTTCCGCCTCGGCCTCTTCGAGCGTCCGTACGCCGGCGCCCGGGGGACGGACCCCGCGCGCCTGGAGCGGCTGAGCGAGCGCATCGCCCGCGAGTCCGTGACCCTCCTCGAACACGACGGGGTGACGCTGCCGCTGGCCGGCCGCCGTATCGGGGCCGTCGCGGTCATCGGGCCCAACGCCGATTCCGTACCGCAGCAGATCGGCGACTACACCGCGCCTCAACGGCCGGGCACGGGCAGCAGTCTTCTCGCCGGCATCCGGGCCGCCGCGCCGGAAGGCACCGCCGTCACGTACGCCCGGGGCTGCGGCCTCGTCGGCGGGGACCTGTCGGACCTGCCCGAGGCGGTTTCGCTGGCCTCGGCCGCCGACGTGGCCGTGCTGGTCCTCGGCGGATCGAGCGCACGCGGGTCCGGCACGCGTTTCGACGCCAACGGGGCGGCGGTCGTCGCCTCCGGCAATCCGGTGGAGATGACCTGCGGCGAGGGTGTCGACCTGGCCGAACTGGGGCTGCCCGAGGCACAGTCGGCACTGCTGGACGCCGTCACCGCGACCGGCACCCCGGTGGTCGTGGTGCTGGTCCAGGGCCGGCCGCACGCCCTGCCGGACCTCTCCGGCGGGGCGGCGGCGGTGCTGAGCGCCTGGTACCCCGGCCCGTGGGGCGGAACGGCGGTCGCGGACGTGCTGTTCGGCGCAGCCGTGCCGCAGGGCCGGCTGCCCGTCTCCGTGCCCCGCTCGGCGGCCCAGCTGCCCGTGTTCTACAACGGCAAGGACCACGATTACCGGGGCTACGTCGACCAGCCGGCCACGCCCCGCCATCCGTTCGGCCACGGACTGTCCTACACGACGGTCGAGTACGGCGTCCCCAGGCTCTCCCTGTCGTCCGTCGCGGTGGCCGGGTTCGACGGGGCGGCCCCTGTGAGCTGTACGGTCGGCGTCGTCAACACCGGCCCCCGACCGGTGCGGGAGACCGTCCAGCTCTACGTACGCCGGGTGCTCGGCGGCAGTTCGTGGCCACGGGTGCGGGAGCTGCGGGCCTTCACGCAGGTGCAGCTGGGGCCCGGCGAGGGCACCGAGGTCACCTTCCCGGTGGACGCGCGGACCCTGGCCTCGTTCACGCACGCGGGGGAATGGGCGGTGGAGCCAGGCGAGTTCGCGATCGAAGCGGGGCCGTCCTCCCGGCGCACCCGGGCTGCCGGACTCACGGTGACGGCGTAG
- a CDS encoding peptidase inhibitor family I36 protein, translating into MNRITALAATAVVLAFGLGAGPVSATDAGGSTAGRAAAPAAAFTRCTHGYFCAFDGWNGEGTRCQWSAREMSNTADNCSFIREGRNVLSVWNKTEHRVQYYTQTNFNSRVGSTLAGQGGNLQGSYQIRSFKPQ; encoded by the coding sequence GTGAACCGCATCACCGCACTCGCCGCCACCGCGGTCGTCCTGGCCTTCGGACTGGGCGCGGGGCCCGTCTCCGCCACCGACGCGGGCGGGTCCACCGCCGGCCGGGCAGCCGCCCCGGCCGCCGCGTTCACTCGCTGCACCCACGGGTACTTCTGCGCCTTCGACGGCTGGAACGGTGAGGGGACCCGCTGTCAGTGGTCGGCTCGCGAGATGAGCAACACCGCCGACAACTGCTCGTTCATCCGGGAGGGCAGGAACGTCCTCTCGGTGTGGAACAAGACCGAGCACCGCGTGCAGTACTACACGCAGACCAACTTCAACTCGCGCGTGGGCTCCACCCTCGCCGGACAGGGCGGCAACCTCCAGGGCAGCTACCAGATCCGTTCGTTCAAGCCCCAGTAG
- a CDS encoding roadblock/LC7 domain-containing protein: MTVVPKRPLLRDMSWVLTPLLEVPGVVHALVLSGDGMIQGATQALTREAGEGASAMASAVQGACKELVRKLAGQEESPVLHQVVVSTDHGFAFLIPAGDNTVMAVFAQTTVDMGVIAHAMQVQVSKLGDKVMNSPARARG; this comes from the coding sequence ATGACCGTCGTTCCCAAGCGCCCCCTTCTCAGGGACATGTCCTGGGTGCTCACCCCGCTTCTGGAGGTGCCTGGGGTCGTGCACGCTTTGGTCCTCTCCGGAGACGGGATGATCCAGGGCGCCACCCAGGCCCTCACCCGGGAGGCCGGGGAGGGCGCCTCCGCCATGGCGTCGGCCGTCCAGGGCGCCTGCAAGGAGCTGGTCAGGAAACTGGCGGGGCAGGAGGAGAGCCCCGTACTTCACCAGGTGGTGGTCAGCACGGACCACGGGTTCGCCTTCCTGATCCCGGCGGGCGACAACACGGTCATGGCGGTCTTCGCACAGACGACCGTGGACATGGGCGTCATCGCCCACGCAATGCAGGTGCAGGTCTCGAAGCTCGGCGACAAGGTGATGAACTCACCTGCTCGGGCCCGGGGATGA
- a CDS encoding GTP-binding protein, with amino-acid sequence MDSAVSDNAFLDSDEQTLVKIVVTGPFGVGKTTLINTLSETAPLHTEEVMTQAGAATDDLAGVRDKATTTVAIDFGRRTLPGDLVLYLFGTPGQKRFKPLWEDIARGALGAVVLVDTRRLDDSFDVIDMIEQQGLSYAVAVNSFPDSPDHSPEVLRDHLDLEPHTPLVVCDARETTSAVDVLIALVTHLLTAHPVLEAS; translated from the coding sequence ATGGACTCCGCAGTATCCGATAACGCCTTCCTCGACAGCGACGAGCAGACGCTGGTGAAGATCGTGGTGACCGGACCTTTCGGCGTCGGGAAGACGACGCTGATCAACACGCTGTCCGAGACCGCGCCGCTGCACACCGAGGAGGTCATGACCCAGGCCGGCGCGGCTACCGACGATCTCGCCGGTGTGCGGGACAAGGCCACCACCACGGTCGCCATCGACTTCGGCCGCAGGACGCTCCCGGGTGACCTGGTCCTCTACCTGTTCGGCACTCCGGGCCAGAAGAGGTTCAAGCCGCTCTGGGAGGACATCGCGCGCGGCGCGCTGGGTGCGGTGGTCCTGGTCGACACCCGCCGTCTCGACGACTCGTTCGACGTCATCGACATGATCGAGCAGCAGGGACTGTCCTACGCCGTGGCCGTCAACAGCTTCCCCGACTCGCCCGACCACTCGCCCGAGGTGCTCCGCGACCACCTGGACCTGGAGCCGCACACCCCGCTGGTCGTGTGCGACGCCCGCGAGACGACGTCGGCCGTGGACGTACTGATCGCGCTGGTGACCCACCTGCTCACCGCCCACCCCGTCCTGGAAGCCTCATGA
- a CDS encoding ATP-binding protein encodes MTHISEAGPWVLALAMTVVALALALLHLRTRRSNAALRAEARTEAHAAAGKYQALEANARSSAQAAAQASETRYRSMESTLLAEVQEAERARLAAEQQGGRAGGELAYFVDTRLPALVTHLRHRHVPVPGTQDPALTHTDIGTLLERALNQVAQVIVDTEQRVDAGAQAVLRATTAEIQAKSYRLQEMIEEAQFTFDDPEIAKRLVSMDRTNEENLRQIQATGVLCGAWPGLTRDDSHLGDIVAGAQSRIAGYQRVQITSQLSDPVGVVARAVEPLAVIVAELLSNAVHHTPQGTRPVDVSLHQVQAGACVVIDDPGVGMTDEEREFAARMLSGQQGVLLTHLGDPPRAGFATIGRLVQQFGFTVTVDKPSSYGGVRAVAFIPDHLLMLMDEVAQPMSAMSPALRRQEPPRQESPAPSPAAAPADAIDLPRRRRQRAAQDTDRPARQGPDPTPAITPDQAALTWGAWQTGTMRGFEDAHTDQEEGTQP; translated from the coding sequence ATGACGCACATATCGGAGGCCGGTCCCTGGGTACTGGCGCTGGCCATGACGGTCGTCGCCCTCGCCCTTGCGCTCCTCCACCTCCGCACGCGCCGGTCGAACGCGGCACTGCGTGCTGAGGCTCGCACCGAGGCACATGCCGCGGCCGGCAAGTACCAGGCACTTGAGGCCAATGCGCGGTCCAGCGCACAGGCGGCCGCGCAGGCCTCGGAGACCCGCTACCGGTCGATGGAAAGCACGCTCCTCGCCGAGGTCCAGGAGGCCGAGCGCGCCAGACTCGCCGCCGAGCAGCAGGGCGGCCGTGCGGGCGGGGAGCTGGCGTACTTCGTCGACACCCGGCTGCCCGCGCTCGTCACGCATCTGAGGCACCGTCATGTGCCGGTCCCCGGAACGCAGGACCCGGCGCTCACCCACACCGACATCGGGACCCTCCTGGAACGGGCCCTGAACCAGGTCGCCCAGGTCATCGTCGACACCGAGCAGCGGGTCGACGCCGGCGCCCAGGCAGTGCTGCGGGCCACCACCGCCGAGATCCAGGCCAAGTCCTACCGCCTCCAGGAGATGATCGAGGAGGCGCAGTTCACCTTCGACGATCCGGAGATCGCAAAACGCCTGGTGTCGATGGACCGCACGAACGAGGAGAATCTCCGTCAGATCCAGGCGACCGGAGTCCTCTGCGGTGCGTGGCCGGGGCTGACACGGGACGACTCCCACCTGGGTGACATCGTTGCCGGAGCCCAGTCCCGCATCGCGGGCTACCAGCGCGTCCAGATCACCAGCCAGCTCTCCGACCCGGTCGGGGTGGTGGCCCGGGCGGTGGAGCCGCTCGCCGTCATCGTCGCCGAGCTGCTCTCCAACGCGGTGCACCACACCCCCCAGGGCACGCGGCCCGTCGACGTCAGCCTGCACCAGGTGCAGGCAGGGGCGTGCGTCGTGATCGACGACCCCGGCGTGGGCATGACGGACGAGGAACGCGAGTTCGCCGCGCGCATGCTGTCCGGTCAGCAGGGTGTCCTGCTGACCCACCTGGGAGACCCGCCGCGGGCGGGGTTCGCCACGATCGGCCGCCTCGTGCAGCAGTTCGGCTTCACCGTCACGGTGGACAAGCCCTCGTCGTACGGCGGCGTGCGAGCGGTGGCGTTCATTCCCGATCACCTGCTGATGCTGATGGATGAGGTGGCCCAGCCCATGTCGGCCATGTCCCCCGCGCTGCGCAGGCAGGAGCCGCCCAGGCAGGAAAGCCCCGCGCCGTCACCGGCCGCCGCGCCCGCCGACGCGATCGACCTGCCGCGGCGGCGACGCCAGCGGGCCGCTCAGGACACGGACCGGCCCGCCCGGCAGGGCCCGGACCCGACGCCTGCGATCACCCCGGACCAGGCGGCCCTGACGTGGGGCGCCTGGCAGACCGGCACCATGCGCGGATTCGAGGACGCGCACACCGACCAGGAAGAAGGCACGCAGCCATGA